One Chloroflexota bacterium genomic window, TGGTGGGGCAGGATGGTCTACAGCTTATCGTTCGCCGGGCTGGCACCCACAATTTAAGAATGTCCGATAATACCTCTACACGTTGAACAGAAAGGTGATAACATCGCCATCCTGAACGACATACTCTTTTCCCTCAAGTCTGAGCAGTCCGTGTTTGCGCCCTTCGGCTAGATTGCCGCACTTGACCAGGTCGTCGAAGCTGATGACCTCGGCCCTGATGAACCCCCGTTCCATGTCGGTGTGAATTTTGCCGGCGGCTTTCACCGCGCTGGTGCCGTTTGGAATGGACCAGGCTTTCACCTCACCGTGGGCGGTGGAGAAAAACGAGACCAGTCCCAGCAGCTCGTAGGACTGCTTGATAACACGGTCGAGCCCTGATTCGGTCAGGCCGAAATCAGCGCGGAACTCGGAGGCAGCTTGTTCATCAAGCTGGCCGAACTCCATTTCCAGTTTGCCGCACAGGGCGATGATACGAGACTTCTCCTGTGTATGGCGGGAGTTCAACTCGACTTCAAGGCTGGTGGTCTCAGACAGTTGTTCCTCTCCGATATTGACCACGATGAGCAAAGGTTTGGCGGTGAGGAACTGATAGCCGGCGAGCAGCCGAGCATCCCCTGCGGCAAGTGATAGCGCCCGTATGGGTACGTCTTTTTCCAGTTCCGCCTTGAACTTCAGCAGGGTCTCCTGCTCGTGAAGGATGGCCTGGCGCTCCGGTGGTTTGGCCCCTTTCAGAGAATCCTCTATTCTCTCCAGCCTCCGTTCGATGATGGCCAGGTCGGAAAAAATGAGTTCTATATTCATGGTGGCGATGTCGCGCTCTGCGTCAAGGCTGCCTTCGGGGTGGGGTACGCTATCGTTGGCAAAGGCCCGTACCACGTTAATCAGCGCATCGGCATTGCTGAGCTGGCTGAGCAGTTCGCCGCCAATCCCTTTAGCGGTCGCCAGGCTCTTCACGGAAGCACCGACGTCGATGTAACGTACCTCGGCGGGGACCACGCGTTTGGGCTGCAACATATCGGCCAGCGTCTGCAGGCGTGGCTCGGGGACTTTGGCTACGCCAATGTGAGCGGCGAGACCATCGCTGGCAAAGCTTCCGGCCTCAGCCTTACTTCCGGTCAGGGCACTAAAGATAGCGGTTTTGCCAC contains:
- the ychF gene encoding redox-regulated ATPase YchF, which translates into the protein MSIDVGIIGPGKSGKTAIFSALTGSKAEAGSFASDGLAAHIGVAKVPEPRLQTLADMLQPKRVVPAEVRYIDVGASVKSLATAKGIGGELLSQLSNADALINVVRAFANDSVPHPEGSLDAERDIATMNIELIFSDLAIIERRLERIEDSLKGAKPPERQAILHEQETLLKFKAELEKDVPIRALSLAAGDARLLAGYQFLTAKPLLIVVNIGEEQLSETTSLEVELNSRHTQEKSRIIALCGKLEMEFGQLDEQAASEFRADFGLTESGLDRVIKQSYELLGLVSFFSTAHGEVKAWSIPNGTSAVKAAGKIHTDMERGFIRAEVISFDDLVKCGNLAEGRKHGLLRLEGKEYVVQDGDVITFLFNV